Proteins found in one Clostridia bacterium genomic segment:
- a CDS encoding MmgE/PrpD family protein has product MAGLSDGDVIDALVENVLQTSFSSLDKATVDWAKVRIADVIGCIVGGARAEGNRELAQLLSQWGGRQEATILIYGGKVPTPSAAMANSVMARSFDFGPVEPLLENIGIPGHLSETTVPTALAVGEWVQADGREVITSLVVGEDLACRVLVAGGYDFDQGWDCIGTVNALGATATAGRLLGLNARQLKNALGIALNQLAGSVQNYWDAAMSFKLLQGLSARNGIFSAELARTGWTGLKNAITGPYGYYALFNRGRVDRELLLRNLGRNFYTDSVIKPYPCCRLTHGAVDCALDLVDKYAIRPEQIERVVIHLTRRCVESFVAQPFRVGQSVHPSAIFSYRYTVATALARGHVWPEDFLEEAVFDPRVRAVADAIVLTESPRVQGLGAEVEVQLRDGRTLREATPVPRGDRVASPLSREQIEAKFMHNFAFGGLDAETAQSVLKLCENFEELNRVTTITELLNR; this is encoded by the coding sequence GTGGCCGGTTTGAGCGACGGCGACGTCATTGATGCCCTAGTGGAGAACGTACTTCAGACCTCCTTCTCGTCTCTAGATAAGGCAACTGTAGACTGGGCGAAGGTTCGTATTGCGGACGTCATCGGGTGCATAGTAGGCGGTGCTAGGGCAGAAGGTAACCGGGAGTTGGCCCAACTACTTAGCCAATGGGGCGGCAGACAAGAAGCTACCATTCTGATCTACGGCGGGAAGGTGCCCACGCCTTCTGCTGCCATGGCCAATAGCGTAATGGCCCGGTCCTTTGACTTTGGTCCGGTAGAGCCGTTACTTGAAAACATTGGCATCCCCGGTCACTTAAGCGAGACCACTGTTCCCACGGCCCTGGCGGTGGGGGAATGGGTGCAGGCCGACGGCCGGGAAGTAATAACCTCGCTAGTGGTGGGCGAGGATCTCGCCTGTCGGGTACTGGTGGCCGGCGGCTACGACTTTGACCAGGGCTGGGACTGCATCGGCACGGTGAATGCTCTCGGGGCCACGGCCACAGCCGGCCGCTTGCTGGGGCTAAATGCGCGCCAGTTAAAGAACGCCCTGGGCATAGCCCTCAATCAGCTTGCCGGCAGCGTCCAGAACTACTGGGATGCGGCGATGAGCTTCAAACTGCTGCAAGGGCTCTCGGCGCGTAACGGCATCTTTTCCGCCGAACTGGCCAGAACCGGCTGGACCGGGCTCAAGAATGCGATAACGGGCCCGTACGGGTACTACGCGCTCTTCAACCGGGGGCGTGTGGATCGAGAACTTCTCCTAAGGAACCTGGGCCGCAACTTCTACACCGACTCGGTGATCAAGCCATACCCCTGCTGTCGCCTAACCCATGGGGCGGTTGACTGCGCACTAGACCTTGTAGACAAGTACGCGATTAGGCCCGAGCAAATAGAGAGGGTAGTCATACACCTCACCCGAAGGTGCGTCGAGTCCTTCGTCGCTCAGCCCTTTAGAGTGGGTCAGTCGGTGCATCCCAGCGCGATCTTTAGTTATCGGTATACCGTAGCCACGGCGCTGGCAAGGGGTCATGTCTGGCCGGAGGACTTCTTAGAGGAGGCGGTTTTCGATCCCAGGGTCAGGGCGGTGGCGGACGCCATCGTTCTTACGGAATCCCCTCGTGTACAGGGTCTGGGAGCCGAGGTAGAAGTCCAGCTTAGGGACGGTCGAACCCTGCGGGAGGCCACCCCCGTACCCAGGGGAGATAGGGTTGCCAGTCCGCTTTCTAGGGAGCAGATAGAGGCAAAGTTCATGCACAACTTCGCCTTTGGAGGACTGGATGCCGAGACGGCGCAAAGTGTCTTGAAACTCTGCGAGAACTTCGAGGAGCTCAACAGAGTAACGACCATCACGGAACTGCTCAACCGGTAG
- a CDS encoding TRAP transporter substrate-binding protein, producing MKARTGKPIKKIIALMVCGLVAFSLLGCSGGGQGGGSTSDNKGVTSAPQETIELNLNHLWGETGWQHNNVYLKWKQMIEEKTDGRVKLTIYPASTLAKGGDIFDAVKSGAIDIGVDSGAYYAGRFPLWEGTQLPFLGAQSSRAASRAWMDLYAEIPELQKEYADVHVLWMYSQGPGQLVTRKPVHKMEDVKGLVVRAPGRQGDFIRSLGASLVDLPGGECYMALSKGTVDATGFPMEAVITWKLQEVCKYITVGDFYVQWFFVIMNKDKYESLPADIRQAIDECSGVTMADLTGKAWDDADKAAAEAVQAAGMEIIRLSPEEKARWAEAVKPITEQWIADMEAKGLPGKTFVERAKELLEKYNQEFGSWHS from the coding sequence GTGAAAGCACGTACAGGCAAACCGATCAAAAAGATAATTGCGCTGATGGTTTGCGGGCTCGTAGCTTTCAGCCTGTTGGGCTGTTCGGGAGGGGGACAGGGGGGAGGATCGACCTCGGATAATAAGGGGGTGACGTCGGCCCCGCAGGAAACCATAGAATTAAATCTCAATCATCTGTGGGGAGAAACCGGGTGGCAGCACAATAACGTGTATTTGAAATGGAAACAAATGATTGAAGAGAAAACTGATGGACGGGTAAAGTTAACCATTTATCCGGCCAGCACTCTGGCCAAGGGCGGCGACATATTCGATGCGGTGAAGTCAGGCGCGATAGACATTGGCGTAGACTCTGGAGCCTACTATGCCGGACGCTTCCCTCTGTGGGAGGGGACGCAGCTACCGTTCCTAGGGGCCCAGTCTTCTCGGGCGGCCAGCCGGGCCTGGATGGACCTTTATGCCGAAATACCGGAGCTGCAGAAGGAGTACGCAGACGTACACGTACTGTGGATGTACTCTCAGGGGCCGGGGCAACTGGTTACCCGCAAGCCCGTGCATAAGATGGAGGACGTCAAGGGGCTGGTAGTCCGGGCGCCCGGCCGGCAGGGTGATTTTATCCGGTCGCTGGGAGCGTCCCTGGTAGACCTGCCTGGTGGAGAGTGCTACATGGCTCTAAGCAAGGGTACGGTTGATGCCACCGGCTTTCCCATGGAGGCGGTTATTACCTGGAAGTTGCAGGAGGTATGTAAGTACATCACCGTGGGCGACTTCTACGTACAATGGTTCTTCGTAATTATGAACAAGGACAAGTACGAAAGCCTCCCGGCGGACATCCGGCAGGCCATCGACGAGTGCAGCGGAGTCACGATGGCGGACCTGACGGGCAAGGCCTGGGACGATGCGGATAAAGCGGCGGCAGAAGCGGTTCAGGCGGCGGGTATGGAGATCATCCGCCTGAGCCCGGAGGAAAAAGCGCGGTGGGCCGAGGCCGTCAAGCCGATAACCGAACAATGGATAGCTGACATGGAAGCCAAGGGGCTTCCGGGCAAGACTTTTGTCGAACGTGCCAAGGAGTTGCTGGAGAAGTACAACCAAGAATTTGGCAGCTGGCACAGCTAG
- a CDS encoding LysR family transcriptional regulator, whose translation MTLHQLAILRRVIEEKSFVRAAESLRVSQPAISSQIKALERELGCVLLKRKSALGPVEPTEAGRIVYKAALKIFENLDLLFDELSILKVDVNPKRRVLQLICDIPTGIYTLPPLVEEFRSKDPGTMITITANPHQTLPAILGFEVYDLALIPSEIPSPAAIQEFCFTQSLVAVANPELKTSAGPPSLRDCLPLVVPPKGSMVRKTIDTYLRKLGIKPNIVLELNHPEAVRKAVRTGPVASITHQVSVHEDLEAGALIELNLPQPLPPLTYKVVRTRSRLGEHVRAFSTFLRERLLN comes from the coding sequence ATGACCCTGCACCAACTGGCCATTCTGCGTCGCGTAATTGAAGAAAAGAGCTTTGTGCGGGCCGCAGAGAGTCTTAGAGTGTCCCAGCCTGCGATCAGCTCTCAAATAAAGGCGCTGGAAAGGGAACTAGGCTGTGTTCTTCTGAAGAGGAAGTCAGCACTCGGCCCAGTAGAGCCGACAGAGGCGGGAAGAATAGTCTATAAGGCTGCTTTGAAGATCTTTGAGAACTTGGATCTGCTATTCGATGAGCTAAGCATTCTCAAGGTGGATGTCAATCCAAAACGGCGAGTGCTTCAACTCATATGTGATATCCCCACGGGCATCTATACTCTCCCCCCGCTGGTGGAGGAGTTTCGCAGCAAGGATCCCGGCACCATGATTACAATTACCGCCAATCCCCACCAGACTCTACCGGCCATTCTTGGGTTTGAGGTTTACGACCTAGCACTGATACCTTCTGAGATACCTAGCCCTGCTGCAATTCAGGAGTTCTGTTTTACCCAGTCCTTGGTAGCGGTCGCAAATCCGGAACTGAAAACATCTGCTGGACCGCCCAGCCTTCGGGACTGTTTGCCTCTGGTTGTACCTCCCAAGGGATCTATGGTCCGAAAGACGATAGACACGTACCTAAGGAAACTCGGGATCAAGCCCAATATCGTGTTAGAGCTCAACCATCCGGAGGCGGTAAGGAAGGCAGTGCGCACCGGCCCGGTGGCAAGCATCACCCACCAAGTTTCCGTCCATGAAGACCTGGAGGCCGGAGCCCTGATAGAGCTGAACCTGCCCCAGCCTCTCCCACCACTTACCTATAAGGTGGTGCGCACGCGGTCTCGTCTAGGCGAGCACGTGCGCGCTTTTTCGACATTCCTGCGGGAGCGCCTACTGAACTGA
- a CDS encoding 2-hydroxyacyl-CoA dehydratase family protein, giving the protein MPERPPLKSVTLLKEIMGRYYAGAEEAKASGRPVVWMTAVSPVEIVVAMGLFPYYPENFGTLVASKKLTHEYSHEAEAAGFFPDLCGYARAGLGDWLREEHPAGRLVPPDVVVCCNAQCHSLPKWFEVSARWHSAPYFLLDTPLITEETQKEAVDYFHEQLLELIRFLEAATGRRFSLNRLVETMDLANRACRLWKEILEMAALRPAPFSFFDACIHMGPIVTWRGRELAVEYYRRLKAELEECVARGEYPVPEEKYRLYWDHIVIWPRIRWLSEFFARHQALVACSQYTHAWAREFDLTRPLESLAETYAREFVNHSFERRVEFKLALMRRFRVDGFILFSNRSCKPCSLGLYDKRRLLMERAGIPGIVLETDMADLRYFNETQVAERLEMLFEQLEGGQRT; this is encoded by the coding sequence GTGCCTGAACGCCCGCCGCTGAAAAGCGTGACCCTGCTCAAGGAAATCATGGGCCGCTACTACGCCGGAGCCGAGGAGGCCAAAGCCTCCGGCAGGCCCGTAGTCTGGATGACCGCCGTCTCCCCGGTGGAAATCGTCGTGGCCATGGGTCTTTTCCCCTATTACCCGGAGAACTTCGGCACCCTGGTGGCCAGCAAAAAGCTCACCCACGAGTATTCTCACGAGGCGGAAGCGGCGGGTTTCTTCCCCGATCTTTGCGGCTACGCCCGCGCCGGGCTGGGGGACTGGCTGAGAGAAGAGCATCCGGCAGGCAGGCTCGTGCCGCCGGACGTGGTGGTATGCTGCAACGCCCAGTGCCACAGCCTGCCCAAGTGGTTTGAGGTGTCCGCGCGCTGGCATTCTGCCCCCTACTTCCTGCTCGACACCCCCCTCATCACCGAAGAAACCCAAAAGGAGGCCGTCGACTACTTTCACGAGCAGCTTCTGGAACTCATCCGGTTTCTGGAGGCCGCCACCGGCCGCAGGTTCTCCCTGAACCGGCTGGTAGAAACCATGGACCTGGCCAACCGGGCCTGCCGCCTCTGGAAAGAAATCCTGGAAATGGCGGCATTAAGGCCGGCTCCCTTCAGCTTCTTCGACGCCTGTATCCACATGGGCCCCATCGTCACCTGGCGGGGCAGGGAACTGGCAGTAGAGTACTACCGCCGCCTCAAGGCGGAACTGGAGGAATGTGTGGCCCGGGGTGAATACCCGGTACCGGAGGAAAAATACAGACTCTACTGGGACCACATCGTCATCTGGCCCCGGATACGGTGGCTTTCCGAGTTCTTCGCCCGGCACCAAGCCCTGGTAGCCTGCTCGCAATACACCCACGCCTGGGCGCGCGAATTCGACCTCACCCGGCCCCTGGAGAGCCTGGCCGAAACCTACGCCCGGGAATTCGTCAACCATAGCTTCGAGCGCCGTGTGGAATTCAAGCTGGCCCTCATGCGCCGCTTTCGCGTGGACGGCTTCATCCTCTTCTCCAACCGCAGCTGCAAGCCCTGCTCCCTGGGGCTATACGACAAGCGCCGGCTGCTCATGGAAAGGGCCGGCATCCCGGGTATCGTCCTGGAGACCGACATGGCCGACCTGAGGTACTTCAACGAAACCCAGGTGGCGGAAAGGCTGGAGATGCTCTTCGAGCAACTGGAAGGGGGGCAAAGAACGTGA
- a CDS encoding lactate racemase domain-containing protein encodes MTASGNWQKIGLPQLAWHGPRELELTLPARWRVDYFPMAGSDRPALGSADVVRALEHPIGVAPLREVARDKREVVVLVDDLTRVTRAAQVVPHVLQELALAGVPEEGIRFVVALGCHGALDRLGMVKKLGEDVVARYPVFNHNPFAGCVEVGKTSSGLVLEVNGEVMACDLKIGIGAVTPHAMTGFGGGGKIILPGVSSLRTATDFHRREREVSGGQLGRFTGITENNPMFQDITEAARLAGLDFKIDCLVNTWGDIAALYAGEPVAAHSVAVADARRHYWTPRAREYDLAIANTYAKASEAVTGLWLAYQAVKQGGEVVLIVNAPEGQAVHYLMGPFGRRSSGELPLRVSVPPGVQRLIVFTEYPEAASRSYFAPDERVVFATRWDEVLSLLAARFGEGTRVAVYPNADIQYCA; translated from the coding sequence TTGACGGCGAGCGGGAACTGGCAGAAAATCGGGCTGCCCCAGCTGGCCTGGCACGGGCCTCGGGAACTGGAGCTGACCCTGCCCGCCAGGTGGCGGGTAGACTACTTCCCCATGGCCGGGTCGGACCGGCCGGCCCTCGGTTCGGCGGATGTGGTTCGGGCCCTGGAGCACCCCATCGGCGTCGCACCCTTGCGCGAGGTGGCTCGGGACAAGCGAGAGGTGGTCGTCCTGGTGGATGACCTAACCCGGGTGACCCGGGCGGCGCAGGTAGTGCCGCATGTACTGCAGGAATTGGCCCTGGCCGGGGTTCCGGAGGAAGGAATACGTTTTGTCGTAGCCCTTGGCTGTCACGGAGCCCTGGATCGCCTGGGTATGGTAAAGAAACTGGGCGAAGACGTGGTGGCCCGCTACCCGGTGTTCAACCACAACCCGTTCGCCGGGTGCGTGGAGGTGGGAAAAACCTCGAGCGGCCTGGTGCTGGAGGTCAACGGCGAGGTAATGGCCTGCGATCTCAAGATCGGCATCGGGGCGGTAACCCCTCACGCCATGACCGGATTCGGCGGCGGTGGGAAGATTATTCTTCCGGGAGTAAGCTCTCTGCGGACCGCCACCGATTTTCACCGCCGGGAAAGAGAAGTGAGCGGTGGACAGTTAGGCCGTTTCACGGGAATCACGGAGAATAATCCCATGTTTCAGGACATCACCGAGGCGGCCAGGTTGGCCGGGCTGGATTTTAAGATCGACTGCCTGGTGAATACCTGGGGGGACATCGCCGCCCTCTATGCCGGGGAGCCGGTAGCCGCCCATTCGGTAGCAGTGGCCGATGCACGCCGGCACTACTGGACGCCCCGGGCCCGGGAGTACGACCTGGCCATTGCCAACACCTATGCCAAGGCCAGCGAGGCGGTGACCGGTCTCTGGCTGGCCTACCAGGCGGTAAAGCAGGGGGGAGAGGTAGTACTGATCGTCAATGCGCCCGAGGGGCAGGCGGTACACTACTTGATGGGCCCGTTCGGAAGACGCTCTTCCGGCGAACTACCGCTCCGGGTCTCCGTTCCCCCGGGAGTGCAAAGGTTGATAGTATTCACGGAGTATCCGGAGGCGGCAAGCAGGAGCTACTTTGCCCCGGACGAAAGGGTAGTCTTCGCCACCCGGTGGGACGAGGTATTGAGCCTGTTGGCGGCGCGGTTCGGAGAGGGGACGCGGGTGGCGGTCTATCCCAACGCCGACATCCAGTACTGTGCCTAG
- a CDS encoding aldehyde ferredoxin oxidoreductase C-terminal domain-containing protein produces GGQELPAHDPKFGFHWALAYRLDATPGRHTQGPGMAIAGIPIPEYDRQSQYNRQPGHMLGCCVTHVIQSLGLCTFVYWAYPHGEVLLEDVKAVTGWEFTWEEVFTTGERIADIRHAFNLREGINPKQFTFPGRIAGRPPKEAGPLKGITLDEEAMDREYYRAMQWDLETARPAKQRLIELGLEDVARDLWP; encoded by the coding sequence TAGGCGGGCAGGAACTGCCGGCCCACGACCCCAAGTTCGGCTTCCACTGGGCCCTGGCCTACCGTCTGGACGCCACCCCGGGCCGGCACACCCAAGGGCCGGGCATGGCAATAGCCGGCATCCCCATACCGGAATACGACCGCCAATCCCAGTACAACCGCCAGCCCGGGCACATGCTGGGATGCTGCGTCACCCACGTCATCCAAAGCCTGGGCCTGTGCACCTTCGTCTACTGGGCCTATCCCCACGGCGAGGTGCTGCTGGAAGACGTCAAGGCGGTCACCGGCTGGGAGTTCACCTGGGAGGAAGTATTCACCACCGGCGAGCGCATAGCCGACATCCGGCATGCCTTCAACCTGCGCGAGGGCATAAATCCCAAGCAGTTCACCTTCCCGGGGCGCATAGCGGGAAGGCCGCCTAAAGAGGCCGGGCCCCTGAAGGGCATCACCCTGGACGAGGAGGCCATGGACCGGGAGTACTACCGGGCCATGCAGTGGGATCTCGAAACCGCCAGGCCCGCCAAGCAGAGACTGATCGAGCTGGGCCTGGAGGATGTGGCCCGGGACCTGTGGCCGTAG
- a CDS encoding 2-hydroxyacyl-CoA dehydratase family protein — MEARVILDLFYDIVKHPWQAARNWKGRTGGLVIGWLPADVPEELIMAAGALPVGILGGEGLLSRADAHLPVWACSFARSSLELGLRGELDFLDGLVMPLTCDTLRLLAGIWEHCLPELRVHPYLIAHQVDRPSAGKLVRAEILRLKRALEKLIGREITGETLKAAIELNRSCKQWLKRFYNWHRLHPEALSGEDLFVLLRAATLLPKEDLLSALSALAGELGLEPGSSPETSGAVGAGKHPVYLSGSVAAPPGIFRLLDEAGLAVAGDDLHHGGRYLVPVGEGSDPIEQLAARQLALPPTGYLNSPQADRPGRLIKEVRRAGARGVIFLHLRFCEPENYDYYQLNQALEREGIPSLRVETDFQGSSLGQIRTRLEAFAEMLGGGIGA; from the coding sequence GTGGAGGCACGAGTCATACTGGATTTGTTCTACGACATCGTTAAACACCCCTGGCAGGCAGCCAGGAACTGGAAAGGCAGGACCGGCGGGCTGGTGATAGGGTGGCTGCCGGCAGACGTTCCTGAGGAATTGATCATGGCCGCCGGCGCGCTGCCCGTGGGGATACTGGGCGGCGAGGGCCTCTTGAGCCGGGCCGATGCCCACCTGCCGGTTTGGGCCTGCTCCTTTGCCCGCAGCAGTCTCGAGCTCGGCCTGCGCGGAGAGCTGGATTTTCTGGACGGCCTCGTCATGCCCCTCACCTGCGACACCCTGCGGCTACTGGCCGGCATCTGGGAGCACTGCCTCCCCGAGTTACGGGTCCATCCCTACCTTATCGCCCACCAAGTGGACCGGCCCAGCGCCGGGAAGCTGGTGCGCGCGGAGATCTTACGGCTCAAAAGGGCTTTGGAGAAGCTTATCGGCAGAGAGATAACCGGCGAAACGCTCAAGGCCGCGATAGAACTGAACCGTAGCTGCAAACAGTGGTTAAAACGGTTCTACAACTGGCACCGCCTTCACCCCGAGGCCCTGTCCGGCGAGGACCTGTTCGTACTTTTGCGTGCCGCCACCCTGCTGCCTAAAGAGGACCTCCTGTCCGCACTCTCCGCCCTGGCGGGTGAACTGGGGTTGGAGCCGGGAAGCTCCCCCGAAACCTCAGGGGCGGTCGGTGCCGGCAAGCACCCGGTCTACCTCAGCGGCTCGGTGGCCGCGCCCCCTGGTATCTTCCGCCTGCTGGACGAGGCGGGGCTGGCCGTCGCGGGAGACGACCTGCACCACGGCGGGCGGTATCTGGTACCGGTTGGGGAAGGAAGCGACCCGATAGAGCAGCTCGCGGCCCGCCAGCTCGCTCTTCCCCCCACCGGGTATCTCAATTCTCCCCAGGCGGACCGGCCGGGCCGTCTGATCAAGGAGGTACGTCGGGCAGGTGCCCGGGGGGTAATCTTCCTCCACCTGCGGTTTTGCGAGCCGGAAAACTACGACTACTACCAGCTTAATCAGGCCCTGGAACGGGAAGGCATCCCTTCCCTGCGGGTAGAGACCGACTTTCAGGGCAGCTCCCTGGGGCAGATCAGGACGCGGCTGGAAGCCTTCGCCGAAATGCTGGGGGGTGGAATAGGTGCCTGA
- a CDS encoding TRAP transporter large permease, with protein sequence MSSVDVGILGLVILFVLLLLRMPVGLAMGLVGFAGYAYLTSLKGAYGVLKTVPFSNVASYDLSVLPLFLFMGSLAYVSGLSESLYRAAYRWIGGVRGGLAMATVLGCAGFSALCGSTLATASAMGRIALPEMKKYGYHPGLATGTIAASGSLGILIPPSSIFIIYGMLTEQSITKLFMAGVFPGILLSFLFMLQIYARVSMNPKLGPPGPKTSWAEKADAIKDAGALLALVVILLLGLYLGWFTPTEAAGIGAFGVLVFGLIKRGVTRQNLLEALVDATLSTAMIFVIIIGAMIFSNFLAVSRLPSELAAFVGGLPASRYVIFLGIIIVYVILGCIMDSLAMVLLTVPIFYPLVTALGFDPIWFGVVVVLVAEMGVITPPVGMNVYVVRGIAQDVPMGTIFSGAMPFFVMMIVCVILITVFPQIALFLPGLMGTQ encoded by the coding sequence ATGAGTAGTGTGGACGTAGGTATACTGGGGCTGGTCATTCTATTCGTGCTGCTGCTTCTACGCATGCCGGTGGGGCTGGCCATGGGGTTGGTAGGGTTTGCGGGCTACGCCTACCTTACCAGCCTAAAGGGTGCGTACGGCGTACTCAAGACCGTTCCCTTTTCCAACGTGGCCAGCTACGATCTCAGCGTACTTCCCTTGTTCCTATTCATGGGCTCACTTGCCTACGTATCCGGGCTAAGCGAATCCCTGTACCGCGCCGCCTACAGGTGGATAGGGGGAGTGCGCGGCGGGCTGGCTATGGCCACCGTGCTTGGCTGTGCCGGTTTTTCCGCCCTATGCGGTTCTACCCTGGCTACGGCCAGCGCCATGGGCCGCATTGCCCTTCCGGAAATGAAGAAATACGGTTATCACCCGGGGCTGGCTACCGGAACGATTGCCGCCTCCGGCTCGTTGGGCATACTCATTCCGCCCAGCTCGATATTCATCATTTACGGCATGCTTACCGAGCAGTCCATAACCAAGCTGTTCATGGCTGGCGTGTTTCCCGGCATCCTTCTTAGCTTCCTATTCATGCTGCAAATCTACGCTCGGGTATCTATGAACCCCAAGCTCGGGCCGCCGGGGCCCAAGACCTCCTGGGCAGAAAAGGCGGACGCGATCAAAGATGCCGGAGCTTTGCTCGCCCTAGTAGTGATACTACTGTTGGGGCTTTACCTGGGCTGGTTCACGCCTACCGAGGCGGCCGGGATCGGGGCCTTTGGCGTACTGGTTTTTGGTCTAATCAAAAGAGGAGTTACCCGCCAGAACCTTCTGGAGGCCCTGGTAGATGCAACCCTGAGCACGGCCATGATCTTCGTGATCATTATAGGGGCCATGATCTTCAGCAACTTCTTGGCCGTCAGCAGGCTTCCCTCCGAACTGGCAGCCTTTGTGGGTGGCCTGCCGGCTTCGCGCTACGTAATCTTTCTGGGCATCATTATTGTCTACGTTATACTGGGCTGTATCATGGACAGCCTGGCCATGGTGTTGCTTACCGTACCCATCTTCTATCCCTTGGTTACCGCCCTCGGCTTCGACCCCATCTGGTTTGGCGTGGTGGTCGTTCTGGTAGCCGAGATGGGTGTGATCACACCACCGGTGGGGATGAACGTGTACGTTGTAAGGGGGATAGCGCAGGATGTGCCCATGGGAACCATCTTCTCCGGGGCGATGCCGTTCTTCGTGATGATGATAGTCTGTGTCATTCTGATAACCGTTTTCCCCCAGATTGCGCTCTTTCTGCCTGGTCTAATGGGCACCCAATAG
- a CDS encoding TRAP transporter small permease — MRPVARLSKAFNYVSCATLFLMVLLVFVNVVGRYLLNLPVPGAVELIQLGMAVVVGLGFGYCAIEHRNVRVDLLMERLPRRVQEVVDSVTCCLSIVTACLLAWQIGVQGYELIRAGRASVELHIPFYPFYLILAVGWGVLAVALLGDLAGLLDALRKRGGTHE, encoded by the coding sequence GTGAGGCCTGTAGCCCGGTTAAGCAAGGCGTTTAACTACGTGAGTTGTGCTACCCTGTTCCTGATGGTGCTACTGGTTTTCGTAAACGTAGTTGGGCGCTACCTACTCAACCTTCCGGTACCGGGGGCGGTAGAACTCATACAACTAGGCATGGCGGTAGTAGTGGGCCTGGGTTTTGGCTACTGTGCGATAGAACACCGTAATGTCAGGGTAGATCTTCTCATGGAGCGTCTGCCGCGCCGGGTCCAGGAGGTAGTAGATAGCGTTACCTGCTGTCTGAGCATTGTTACTGCCTGCCTGCTGGCGTGGCAAATAGGTGTACAGGGATACGAACTCATACGAGCGGGAAGGGCGTCCGTTGAGTTGCACATTCCCTTTTATCCGTTCTATCTGATTCTAGCGGTGGGATGGGGCGTTCTTGCGGTAGCTCTTTTGGGAGATTTAGCCGGGCTTCTTGACGCTCTTAGAAAGCGGGGCGGAACGCATGAGTAG
- a CDS encoding LysR family transcriptional regulator has protein sequence MTLHQLIILRTVIEEGSFVRAAEVLRVSQPAISAQVKALENELGHVLLRRKPSMGIVEPTEAGRIAYRAALRVLEGLEDLTRELRYLDDNQMPSCREVQVICDVPTGVYILPRLASEFRGRFANVMVKVAVNTDYRAITAKLRQDLYDLAIVPQEVNTPAAVQEFAFIEDLAIVANPALAGSPQASDWASLPLVLPPANSIVRRSVEAYFKRLKIKPNIVLELNHPEAAKKAVGSGPVACITHKVSVQEDLDAGKLVELVPPRPLPRLSYKVVRTRSRLGEHVRAFTSFLQEHLKDRA, from the coding sequence ATGACCCTTCATCAGTTGATTATCCTGCGAACCGTAATTGAGGAAGGCAGCTTCGTAAGAGCGGCCGAGGTCTTAAGAGTCTCACAACCGGCCATCAGTGCCCAGGTAAAGGCTCTCGAAAACGAATTGGGCCATGTTCTGCTGCGCAGAAAGCCGTCCATGGGAATAGTAGAGCCTACAGAAGCGGGGCGAATAGCCTACCGCGCGGCCCTCCGCGTGCTGGAAGGGCTTGAGGATCTCACGAGAGAGCTGCGCTACCTGGACGATAACCAGATGCCTTCCTGCCGTGAAGTTCAGGTCATTTGCGACGTGCCGACGGGTGTTTACATCTTGCCCAGGCTGGCGAGTGAATTTCGCGGGCGCTTCGCCAACGTGATGGTCAAAGTTGCGGTCAATACCGATTACCGGGCCATTACTGCCAAGCTCCGTCAGGACCTCTACGACCTGGCCATAGTGCCTCAGGAGGTCAACACTCCTGCCGCCGTCCAAGAGTTTGCCTTTATCGAAGATCTGGCGATAGTCGCCAATCCGGCGTTGGCCGGGTCCCCCCAAGCTTCCGATTGGGCGAGCCTCCCCTTGGTGCTGCCTCCGGCCAACTCAATAGTGCGCCGAAGTGTGGAAGCGTACTTCAAACGCCTGAAGATAAAGCCCAATATCGTCCTGGAGCTCAACCATCCGGAGGCAGCAAAGAAAGCGGTTGGCAGCGGACCCGTTGCCTGCATCACCCATAAGGTATCGGTACAGGAAGACCTGGATGCGGGTAAACTGGTGGAGCTGGTGCCGCCCCGCCCACTGCCGCGCTTGTCCTACAAGGTAGTGCGCACCCGGTCCCGGCTGGGCGAACACGTACGGGCTTTCACCAGCTTCCTGCAGGAGCACCTAAAAGACCGGGCGTGA